TCTTAACGTTACCAATTTTCATTCCCATTAAGAATACCAGGATAATTATCGAAGCAGACATGAGAATTTCAGTATTCAGCCTTATCTTACCTCTGAGAAGGTATCCTACTACTATTCCAAAGGTTAGAGGAATAATAATATTCATGACTTCTCCCTCGTTATCCTTTCTATAACTTCTAGAGCTTTGGGAATTGCTTTTCTTGCTTCTTCGCTTAACTCTAAGTTTGGTTTAATATTTTCTTCTCTTATTGTAATCCCGATGAAGTGTAGCTCTGCTCTTCTCAATCTCTCATCTAATTCTATGAGCAACCTCAGCCCTTCTATAGCTCCCATAAAATGTGCACTTCTTATTTCGGCTTTTAACTTTTGAAATATCTCCTCCCCTTTTAAGTGAACGACTTTTCCTGACTCATCTGAAAGTATCGCATCGACTATTATTACCCTATCTTCTCCCTTATACCTTCGCTGAAGTAAAAATACATCCGTACCCAGCTCTTCTACCCTATATCCTCTTTCTTTTAGTATTTTACCTACTTTTATCCCTACACCATCATCTCCCATAACTTCGTTCCCGAGGGTTACAATCAGCACGCTCATCAAAAATTAATAAAAAAGGAAGGCTATTTTAAAATTGGTCTGAATTTGTAACCATAGAGTATTATGCCATCTTCGTTAAATTCAACTATCTTTCTCGTCACCATCTCTACTTCCATTCCTTCCTTTATTTCATCTGGCTCAACGTCAGTTAGCTGGGCTAAGACTATTGGGCCTTCTTCGAGCTGTATTAGTGCTATTGGGTAGGGTTTATAGTATTCAAATCCACTTGGTGGATTTCTAACTATCGTCCATGTTATAACCTTCCCCTTACCGCTGAATTCGAAATCCTCAACGTTTCTGCTGCCACAAATCGGGCAGACTGGTCTCTTGGGGAAGAAAACATGTCCGTTTTCACATTTACCTCCAATTAACCTATACTTCTCCTTAAAATGTCTCCAATATCGGGAAACCTGCATTGGTTTCCCCATTTCAAACCCTCCTGAAGATTGTGACGGTTATATTTGAACCCGTTCCACCTATGTTTTGGGTTAATCCTACTTCAGCGTCAGGAACCTGAATACCATTTGGAGCTTCTCCTCTGAGCTGTAAGGTAGCTTCAACTGCTTGGTAAACTCCCGTTGCTCCAACTGGGTGTCCTCTAGCTTTTAATCCTCCCATCGTTTGTATTGGATAATCGCCATCTATGGCTATTTGTCCCTCTTTAGCAAGCATAGCTCCCTTTCCCTTTTCGGCAACTCCAAGGGCTTCTAAGCTAAGGGCGGCCATAATTGTAAATGCATCGTGGACTTCAAAGAAGTCTATATCCTTCGGCTCGACGTGGGCCATTTTATAGGCCTTCTCAGCTGCAATTTT
This Pyrococcus horikoshii OT3 DNA region includes the following protein-coding sequences:
- a CDS encoding LysO family transporter translates to MNIIIPLTFGIVVGYLLRGKIRLNTEILMSASIIILVFLMGMKIGNVKINTGRVAIYSILLATLTIVGSLVFAKITWEGIK
- a CDS encoding hydrogenase maturation protease — encoded protein: MSVLIVTLGNEVMGDDGVGIKVGKILKERGYRVEELGTDVFLLQRRYKGEDRVIIVDAILSDESGKVVHLKGEEIFQKLKAEIRSAHFMGAIEGLRLLIELDERLRRAELHFIGITIREENIKPNLELSEEARKAIPKALEVIERITREKS
- a CDS encoding Zn-ribbon domain-containing OB-fold protein; the protein is MGKPMQVSRYWRHFKEKYRLIGGKCENGHVFFPKRPVCPICGSRNVEDFEFSGKGKVITWTIVRNPPSGFEYYKPYPIALIQLEEGPIVLAQLTDVEPDEIKEGMEVEMVTRKIVEFNEDGIILYGYKFRPILK